From the genome of Terriglobia bacterium:
TTCGCATCGCACTGGTGCTCTGTATGCTGCTGCTGGTCTCCGGATCCTGGGCGCAGACGCAGCACGCCAAGGCCAAGTCCACGCACGCCAAGCCGGTCGTCCACAAGAAATCGTCGACGCTCTCTAAGGCGACCGTTCGCCGGGCGAAATACACCAGGCACTCGAAGCGTTATCGCTCGCGCAAGCCTCGCGGCCAGCAGGCCATCTCTGACAACCGCGCACGCGAAATCCAGGAAGCCCTGATCCGCGAACACTACCTGCAAGGTGAGCCCAGTGGTGCCTTCGACGCCCGAACCAAGGCGGCTCTTATGAAGTATCAGCACGACAATGGTTGGCAAACCAGGGTCGTGCCCGACTCTCGCGCGCTGATCAAACTCGGTCTCGGCCCCAGCCACGACGGTCTGCTCAACCCTGAGAGCGCCGCCATCGGCAATCCGGACGAGTTGGGCATGCAGAAAGCCATCCAAACCCAAGCCGACGAGCACAAATAGAATCTCTATAGCATTGGAAATTACAGCCCGGCTCACGCCGGGCTTTTCTGCGATTCACGATCTACGATCTCCACCTTTCTTGTTGACCTGGTTGCTCCTCGCCCGTCCTACCGATACACTGTTTCGTTCATTTCTGGAGGCTACATGCGCAAGCTTATTCTTGCGATTTTCCCCGCACTCTTCCTCATCGCTTCCTGGGCCCAGCAACCACAGACTCCCGCCACCGCCGAGAAACCGGGCATCGCCAATCCAACCCTCAAGGTTGACGAGAAGCCGCTTGCATCGCTGCCTTACACGCCCAGCCTCGACGTCGACTCCATGGACAAGACCGCCGACCCGTGCGTCGACTTCTATCAGTACTCCTGCGGCGGCTGGATGAAGAACAACCCGATCCCCGCCGACCAGGCGCGCTGGAGCGTTTACGGCAAGCTTTACGAGGACAACCAGCAATTCCTCTGGGGCATTCTCGACGAGCTCTCGAAGAAGACTGCTGGCCGCAATGCCAACCAGCAGAAGATCGGTGATTTCTTCGGGGCCTGCATGGACGAAGCGGCTGTCGAAAGGCTCGGCGCCGCGCCGCTCAAACCTTTCCTTGCCGAGATCAACGGGATGACGTCGAAGAAGGATCTGCCTCGTGTCCTGGCCGACCTTCACTCGAAGACTCAAACGAGCGGACTCTTCTTCAGCTTTGGTTCCAACCAGGACTTTGCCAACTCCGAGTCCGTCATCGCCTTTGCCGAAGCTGGCGGACTCGGCTTGCCCGACCGCGACTACTACACCAAGACCGACGCGCACTCCGTTGAGCTTCGCGACAAATATCTCGCGCACATTCAA
Proteins encoded in this window:
- a CDS encoding peptidoglycan-binding domain-containing protein; amino-acid sequence: MKVGHAIIIRIALVLCMLLLVSGSWAQTQHAKAKSTHAKPVVHKKSSTLSKATVRRAKYTRHSKRYRSRKPRGQQAISDNRAREIQEALIREHYLQGEPSGAFDARTKAALMKYQHDNGWQTRVVPDSRALIKLGLGPSHDGLLNPESAAIGNPDELGMQKAIQTQADEHK